In Poecile atricapillus isolate bPoeAtr1 chromosome 12, bPoeAtr1.hap1, whole genome shotgun sequence, one DNA window encodes the following:
- the LAMP2 gene encoding lysosome-associated membrane glycoprotein 2 isoform X3: MTAGEVFVAPARPGRSPCPGVSAAGSSSSSTGAMGPRRSAASSCHRLLLPLLLLGVSGFFQSYAVEVDIKDASNATCLYADWMMRFLITYESNNGDYKTTTLNLSSSVTHNGSVCGNDTQAALLAVQFGEGHSWSMNITKNNETYQGDFITLTYNTNDTAAFPDAKRKGPVTVLVKDPLHPVQLNTVFVCHHSYFFEAENITQIFWNVTVQAFVQNGTVSKKESRCPADRPTSAPTIPPTIANVTTASTTTLSPAPTSAPKPVENPDTGNYSLKSGNKTCFLATVGLQLNVTQDKPLLININPKTTVADGACGNTTATLKLNDGNSTLIGFTFAVKNTSASVQKFYLREVNVTLLNHLNGSVISSADNSNFSKWDAFLGSSYMCRKEQTLQINEDVQVHTFNLWIQPFLVEANKFATAGMASRFGDSSSLFPWA, translated from the exons ATGACCGCTGGCGAGGTTTTTGTCGCGCCCGCTCGCCCCGGCCGCTCGCCGTGCCCCGGTGTCTCCGccgccggcagcagcagcagcagcaccggcGCCATGGGCCCGCGCCGCTCCGCCGCCTCCTCCTGCCACCGCCTCctcctgccgctgctgctgctcggcGTCTCTG GTTTTTTCCAGTCCTATGCAGTTGAAGTAGATATAAAGGATGCTTCTAATGCTACATGCCTGTATGCAGACTGGATGATGAGGTTCTTGATAACATATGAATCAAACAATGGTGATTAT AAAACCACAACCCTGAATTTGTCATCGAGTGTGACACACAATGGAAGCGTCTGTGGCAATGACACACAAGCTGCCCTTCTGGCAGTGCAGTTTGGAGAAGGCCATTCTTGGAGCATGAACATCACAAAAAACAATGAAACTTACCAGGGAGACTTCATCACACTGACGTACAACACCAATGATACCGCTGCGTTTCCTGATGCTAAAAGAAAAG GACCAGTTACTGTTCTTGTGAAGGATCCTTTGCATCCAGTTCAACTGAATACTGTCTTCGTGTGTCATCATTCCTACTTTTTTGAAGCAGAAAATATAACAcagattttctggaatgttACTGTGCAGGCTTTTGTTCAGAATGGCACAGTCAGTAAAAAAG aGTCTAGATGTCCTGCTGATAGACCTACTTCTGCACCTACTATTCCACCTACTATTGCCAATGTAACAACTGCATCTACCACTACTTTGTCTCCTGCTCCAACAAGTGCTCCCAAACCTGTGGAGAATCCAGACACAGGAAATTATTCTCTTAAAAGTGGAAATAAAACTTGTTTCCTGGCGACTGTGGGGCTCCAACTGAATGTTACCCAAGACAAG CCTCTTCTGATCAACATCAATCCAAAGACAACTGTTGCAGATGGTGCCTGTGGTAACACAACAGCCACTCTGAAATTGAATGATGGAAATAGCACGCTGATTGGTTTCACATTTGCTGTT aaaaatacaagtgCAAGTGTACAAAAATTTTATCTGAGGGAGGTGAATGTTACGCTGCTCAACCATCTGAATGGTTCTG TCATTTCAAGTGCAGATAACAGCAATTTCAGCAAGTGGGATGCTTTCCTTGGTAGCTCTTACATGTGCCGAAAAGAGCAAACTCTTCAGATAAATGAAGATGTTCAAGTACATACTTTTAATCTATGGATTCAGCCATTCCTTGTGGAGGCAAATAAGTTTGCTACAG CAGGTATGGCCAGCAGGTTTGGGGATTCTAGTTCCCTTTTTCCCTGGGCCTGA
- the ATP1B4 gene encoding protein ATP1B4 isoform X3 has translation MDRNTSTGGMEGQLRSPSQEVENKHEEKVQDPDREKDEPKADMGSKTWADLAAEMKIFLWNPEERTCLGRTAKSWGLILLFYFIFYTCLAGMFAFCLYVMLLTLSPYTPRFRDRVSPPAYDDKLQEEKNIECVPGQYFIQGGSDSEEKKACQFKRSLLQNCSGIEDPTFGYSRGQPCILLKMNRIIGYRPGAGVPVSVDCKVQKGNESHLRSVDFYPGNGTFDLMYYPYYGKFTHVNYTSPLVAMHFTDVQKNYLVPIQCRLNGKGIINDLNSDRFLGRIIFTLSIGK, from the exons ATGGACAGGAACACCAGCACTGGTGGCATGGAGGGCCAGCTCAGGAGCCCCAGCCAGGAGGTG GAAAATAAGCATGAGGAGAAGGTCCAGGATCCTGACAGAGAGAAGGACGAGCCTAAGGCAGACATGGGGAGCAAAACCTGGGCAGACCTGGCTGCGGAGATGAAGATATTCTTGTGGAATCCAGAGGAGAGAACATGCTTGGGGAGAACAGCCAAGAGCTGGG GCTTGATCTTACtgttttacttcattttctACACGTGCCTGGCGGGAATGTTTGCCTTTTGCCTGTATGTGATGCTACTCACGCTGAGCCCCTACACACCCAGGTTCCGGGACCGCGTGTCTCCGCCAG CTTATGATGACAAACTCCAGGAGGAGAAGAATATCGAGTGTGTCCCAGGACAGTACTTCATCCAAGGGGGAAGCGACAGTGAGGAGAAGAAGGCCTGCCAGTTCAAGCGCTCGCTGCTGCAGAACTGCTCTGGCATTGAGGATCCAACGTTTGGCTACTCCAGAGGCCAGCCCTGCATCCTGCTGAAGATGAACCGG atCATAGGCTACCGCCCTGGTGCTGGGGTCCCTGTGAGTGTGGACTGCAAAGTGCAG AAAGGCAATGAGAGTCACCTCAGGTCGGTGGACTTCTACCCTGGGAACGGGACGTTTGACCTCATGTATTATCCCTACTATGGCAAGTTCACCCAC GTCAACTACACCTCCCCACTGGTGGCTATGCACTTCACAGATGTGCAGAAGAATTACTTGGTCCCCATCCAGTGCCGTCTGAATGGGAAAGGAATTATCAACGACCTGAACAGTGACCGCTTCCTGGGCCGAATCATCTTCACACTCAGCATTGGGAAGTAG
- the LAMP2 gene encoding lysosome-associated membrane glycoprotein 2 isoform X2, with amino-acid sequence MTAGEVFVAPARPGRSPCPGVSAAGSSSSSTGAMGPRRSAASSCHRLLLPLLLLGVSGFFQSYAVEVDIKDASNATCLYADWMMRFLITYESNNGDYKTTTLNLSSSVTHNGSVCGNDTQAALLAVQFGEGHSWSMNITKNNETYQGDFITLTYNTNDTAAFPDAKRKGPVTVLVKDPLHPVQLNTVFVCHHSYFFEAENITQIFWNVTVQAFVQNGTVSKKESRCPADRPTSAPTIPPTIANVTTASTTTLSPAPTSAPKPVENPDTGNYSLKSGNKTCFLATVGLQLNVTQDKPLLININPKTTVADGACGNTTATLKLNDGNSTLIGFTFAVKNTSASVQKFYLREVNVTLLNHLNGSVISSADNSNFSKWDAFLGSSYMCRKEQTLQINEDVQVHTFNLWIQPFLVEANKFATDIHGMKRNSETDIQVQAELCSLLKNVC; translated from the exons ATGACCGCTGGCGAGGTTTTTGTCGCGCCCGCTCGCCCCGGCCGCTCGCCGTGCCCCGGTGTCTCCGccgccggcagcagcagcagcagcaccggcGCCATGGGCCCGCGCCGCTCCGCCGCCTCCTCCTGCCACCGCCTCctcctgccgctgctgctgctcggcGTCTCTG GTTTTTTCCAGTCCTATGCAGTTGAAGTAGATATAAAGGATGCTTCTAATGCTACATGCCTGTATGCAGACTGGATGATGAGGTTCTTGATAACATATGAATCAAACAATGGTGATTAT AAAACCACAACCCTGAATTTGTCATCGAGTGTGACACACAATGGAAGCGTCTGTGGCAATGACACACAAGCTGCCCTTCTGGCAGTGCAGTTTGGAGAAGGCCATTCTTGGAGCATGAACATCACAAAAAACAATGAAACTTACCAGGGAGACTTCATCACACTGACGTACAACACCAATGATACCGCTGCGTTTCCTGATGCTAAAAGAAAAG GACCAGTTACTGTTCTTGTGAAGGATCCTTTGCATCCAGTTCAACTGAATACTGTCTTCGTGTGTCATCATTCCTACTTTTTTGAAGCAGAAAATATAACAcagattttctggaatgttACTGTGCAGGCTTTTGTTCAGAATGGCACAGTCAGTAAAAAAG aGTCTAGATGTCCTGCTGATAGACCTACTTCTGCACCTACTATTCCACCTACTATTGCCAATGTAACAACTGCATCTACCACTACTTTGTCTCCTGCTCCAACAAGTGCTCCCAAACCTGTGGAGAATCCAGACACAGGAAATTATTCTCTTAAAAGTGGAAATAAAACTTGTTTCCTGGCGACTGTGGGGCTCCAACTGAATGTTACCCAAGACAAG CCTCTTCTGATCAACATCAATCCAAAGACAACTGTTGCAGATGGTGCCTGTGGTAACACAACAGCCACTCTGAAATTGAATGATGGAAATAGCACGCTGATTGGTTTCACATTTGCTGTT aaaaatacaagtgCAAGTGTACAAAAATTTTATCTGAGGGAGGTGAATGTTACGCTGCTCAACCATCTGAATGGTTCTG TCATTTCAAGTGCAGATAACAGCAATTTCAGCAAGTGGGATGCTTTCCTTGGTAGCTCTTACATGTGCCGAAAAGAGCAAACTCTTCAGATAAATGAAGATGTTCAAGTACATACTTTTAATCTATGGATTCAGCCATTCCTTGTGGAGGCAAATAAGTTTGCTACAG atATACATGGAATGAAGAGAAATTCTGAGACTGACATTCAAGTTCAAGCAGAGCTTTGTTCACTCTTAAAAAATGTGTGTTAA
- the ATP1B4 gene encoding protein ATP1B4 isoform X2, producing the protein MDRNTSTGGMEGQLRSPSQEVENKHEEKVQDPDREKDEPKADMGSKTWADLAAEMKIFLWNPEERTCLGRTAKSWGLILLFYFIFYTCLAGMFAFCLYVMLLTLSPYTPRFRDRVSPPGVMIRPYLNGFTIAFNVSQPNTWQPYVDSMHHFLAAYDDKLQEEKNIECVPGQYFIQGGSDSEEKKACQFKRSLLQNCSGIEDPTFGYSRGQPCILLKMNRKGNESHLRSVDFYPGNGTFDLMYYPYYGKFTHVNYTSPLVAMHFTDVQKNYLVPIQCRLNGKGIINDLNSDRFLGRIIFTLSIGK; encoded by the exons ATGGACAGGAACACCAGCACTGGTGGCATGGAGGGCCAGCTCAGGAGCCCCAGCCAGGAGGTG GAAAATAAGCATGAGGAGAAGGTCCAGGATCCTGACAGAGAGAAGGACGAGCCTAAGGCAGACATGGGGAGCAAAACCTGGGCAGACCTGGCTGCGGAGATGAAGATATTCTTGTGGAATCCAGAGGAGAGAACATGCTTGGGGAGAACAGCCAAGAGCTGGG GCTTGATCTTACtgttttacttcattttctACACGTGCCTGGCGGGAATGTTTGCCTTTTGCCTGTATGTGATGCTACTCACGCTGAGCCCCTACACACCCAGGTTCCGGGACCGCGTGTCTCCGCCAG GAGTGATGATCAGACCGTACTTGAATGGGTTCACCATTGCCTTCAATGTCTCCCAGCCCAACACGTGGCAGCCCTATGTGGACAGCATGCACCACTTCCTAGCAG CTTATGATGACAAACTCCAGGAGGAGAAGAATATCGAGTGTGTCCCAGGACAGTACTTCATCCAAGGGGGAAGCGACAGTGAGGAGAAGAAGGCCTGCCAGTTCAAGCGCTCGCTGCTGCAGAACTGCTCTGGCATTGAGGATCCAACGTTTGGCTACTCCAGAGGCCAGCCCTGCATCCTGCTGAAGATGAACCGG AAAGGCAATGAGAGTCACCTCAGGTCGGTGGACTTCTACCCTGGGAACGGGACGTTTGACCTCATGTATTATCCCTACTATGGCAAGTTCACCCAC GTCAACTACACCTCCCCACTGGTGGCTATGCACTTCACAGATGTGCAGAAGAATTACTTGGTCCCCATCCAGTGCCGTCTGAATGGGAAAGGAATTATCAACGACCTGAACAGTGACCGCTTCCTGGGCCGAATCATCTTCACACTCAGCATTGGGAAGTAG
- the ATP1B4 gene encoding protein ATP1B4 isoform X1 produces the protein MDRNTSTGGMEGQLRSPSQEVENKHEEKVQDPDREKDEPKADMGSKTWADLAAEMKIFLWNPEERTCLGRTAKSWGLILLFYFIFYTCLAGMFAFCLYVMLLTLSPYTPRFRDRVSPPGVMIRPYLNGFTIAFNVSQPNTWQPYVDSMHHFLAAYDDKLQEEKNIECVPGQYFIQGGSDSEEKKACQFKRSLLQNCSGIEDPTFGYSRGQPCILLKMNRIIGYRPGAGVPVSVDCKVQKGNESHLRSVDFYPGNGTFDLMYYPYYGKFTHVNYTSPLVAMHFTDVQKNYLVPIQCRLNGKGIINDLNSDRFLGRIIFTLSIGK, from the exons ATGGACAGGAACACCAGCACTGGTGGCATGGAGGGCCAGCTCAGGAGCCCCAGCCAGGAGGTG GAAAATAAGCATGAGGAGAAGGTCCAGGATCCTGACAGAGAGAAGGACGAGCCTAAGGCAGACATGGGGAGCAAAACCTGGGCAGACCTGGCTGCGGAGATGAAGATATTCTTGTGGAATCCAGAGGAGAGAACATGCTTGGGGAGAACAGCCAAGAGCTGGG GCTTGATCTTACtgttttacttcattttctACACGTGCCTGGCGGGAATGTTTGCCTTTTGCCTGTATGTGATGCTACTCACGCTGAGCCCCTACACACCCAGGTTCCGGGACCGCGTGTCTCCGCCAG GAGTGATGATCAGACCGTACTTGAATGGGTTCACCATTGCCTTCAATGTCTCCCAGCCCAACACGTGGCAGCCCTATGTGGACAGCATGCACCACTTCCTAGCAG CTTATGATGACAAACTCCAGGAGGAGAAGAATATCGAGTGTGTCCCAGGACAGTACTTCATCCAAGGGGGAAGCGACAGTGAGGAGAAGAAGGCCTGCCAGTTCAAGCGCTCGCTGCTGCAGAACTGCTCTGGCATTGAGGATCCAACGTTTGGCTACTCCAGAGGCCAGCCCTGCATCCTGCTGAAGATGAACCGG atCATAGGCTACCGCCCTGGTGCTGGGGTCCCTGTGAGTGTGGACTGCAAAGTGCAG AAAGGCAATGAGAGTCACCTCAGGTCGGTGGACTTCTACCCTGGGAACGGGACGTTTGACCTCATGTATTATCCCTACTATGGCAAGTTCACCCAC GTCAACTACACCTCCCCACTGGTGGCTATGCACTTCACAGATGTGCAGAAGAATTACTTGGTCCCCATCCAGTGCCGTCTGAATGGGAAAGGAATTATCAACGACCTGAACAGTGACCGCTTCCTGGGCCGAATCATCTTCACACTCAGCATTGGGAAGTAG
- the LAMP2 gene encoding lysosome-associated membrane glycoprotein 2 isoform X1: protein MTAGEVFVAPARPGRSPCPGVSAAGSSSSSTGAMGPRRSAASSCHRLLLPLLLLGVSGFFQSYAVEVDIKDASNATCLYADWMMRFLITYESNNGDYKTTTLNLSSSVTHNGSVCGNDTQAALLAVQFGEGHSWSMNITKNNETYQGDFITLTYNTNDTAAFPDAKRKGPVTVLVKDPLHPVQLNTVFVCHHSYFFEAENITQIFWNVTVQAFVQNGTVSKKESRCPADRPTSAPTIPPTIANVTTASTTTLSPAPTSAPKPVENPDTGNYSLKSGNKTCFLATVGLQLNVTQDKPLLININPKTTVADGACGNTTATLKLNDGNSTLIGFTFAVKNTSASVQKFYLREVNVTLLNHLNGSVISSADNSNFSKWDAFLGSSYMCRKEQTLQINEDVQVHTFNLWIQPFLVEANKFATAEECIADSDLNFLIPIAVGVVLGFLIILVFISYIIGRRKSRTGYQSV, encoded by the exons ATGACCGCTGGCGAGGTTTTTGTCGCGCCCGCTCGCCCCGGCCGCTCGCCGTGCCCCGGTGTCTCCGccgccggcagcagcagcagcagcaccggcGCCATGGGCCCGCGCCGCTCCGCCGCCTCCTCCTGCCACCGCCTCctcctgccgctgctgctgctcggcGTCTCTG GTTTTTTCCAGTCCTATGCAGTTGAAGTAGATATAAAGGATGCTTCTAATGCTACATGCCTGTATGCAGACTGGATGATGAGGTTCTTGATAACATATGAATCAAACAATGGTGATTAT AAAACCACAACCCTGAATTTGTCATCGAGTGTGACACACAATGGAAGCGTCTGTGGCAATGACACACAAGCTGCCCTTCTGGCAGTGCAGTTTGGAGAAGGCCATTCTTGGAGCATGAACATCACAAAAAACAATGAAACTTACCAGGGAGACTTCATCACACTGACGTACAACACCAATGATACCGCTGCGTTTCCTGATGCTAAAAGAAAAG GACCAGTTACTGTTCTTGTGAAGGATCCTTTGCATCCAGTTCAACTGAATACTGTCTTCGTGTGTCATCATTCCTACTTTTTTGAAGCAGAAAATATAACAcagattttctggaatgttACTGTGCAGGCTTTTGTTCAGAATGGCACAGTCAGTAAAAAAG aGTCTAGATGTCCTGCTGATAGACCTACTTCTGCACCTACTATTCCACCTACTATTGCCAATGTAACAACTGCATCTACCACTACTTTGTCTCCTGCTCCAACAAGTGCTCCCAAACCTGTGGAGAATCCAGACACAGGAAATTATTCTCTTAAAAGTGGAAATAAAACTTGTTTCCTGGCGACTGTGGGGCTCCAACTGAATGTTACCCAAGACAAG CCTCTTCTGATCAACATCAATCCAAAGACAACTGTTGCAGATGGTGCCTGTGGTAACACAACAGCCACTCTGAAATTGAATGATGGAAATAGCACGCTGATTGGTTTCACATTTGCTGTT aaaaatacaagtgCAAGTGTACAAAAATTTTATCTGAGGGAGGTGAATGTTACGCTGCTCAACCATCTGAATGGTTCTG TCATTTCAAGTGCAGATAACAGCAATTTCAGCAAGTGGGATGCTTTCCTTGGTAGCTCTTACATGTGCCGAAAAGAGCAAACTCTTCAGATAAATGAAGATGTTCAAGTACATACTTTTAATCTATGGATTCAGCCATTCCTTGTGGAGGCAAATAAGTTTGCTACAG CTGAAGAATGCATTGCTGATTCTGACCTGAACTTTCTTATTCCCATCGCAGTGGGCGTGGTGCTTGGATTCCTTATCATTCTTGTCTTTATCTCTTACATcattggaagaagaaaaagtcgTACTGGCTATCAGTCTGTATAA